DNA sequence from the Liolophura sinensis isolate JHLJ2023 chromosome 1, CUHK_Ljap_v2, whole genome shotgun sequence genome:
AAGCAACACACATAACACGGCACGTGAACTTAAATTTAAACTTGTTCTGCAGTTGACAAGGATTTACTAGTGTTAGCAATGTACTGTAGCACAAGGAAGTAATAATATACCTGTTCATCGCTGAAAACTAATGATATGAATTTTGAGAACCATAAATAAGATTAGGAGTAGAGTGTATTTCTGTGAACTAAGTTATTTTATCAAGCTATATAGGTATGACGACTTCAAGGCAGTAGCACACCTGTCTAACCGACGAGTAGCGACGATTTCTTGGTAAAGAATGTTAAAATGCGTGTTGCATGCTTATTTATGAGCTTAGGAACGTTGTCTATATACTAAAGGTTCTAAATACCAGAGGGCAAAGGTTCAGATCCGTTTTACTATTTTTATGACTGGAGAAATTGACTTCATCTCGCTTTCATTAGGCTTTCTGTCCGTAGAAAACAGATGCACCTCACAGTTCTCCCAAGTTTAACCACGGAagtgccgtcgtataagtgaaatattcttgagtgcggtgtaaaacaccaatcaaataaataaatacataaatcatacaGTCATCGcgggctaagttgattgtaacatATGTAGTTATATCGTCATTACTATCAAAATTactattaaaaacattttctgggAGCTAAATACCTTTAAGGTAGTGATACTGTAATAATTAGGTCAGTACGTCTAAACCCACAAATATTTAGTGGGATGTTCGCGTAGGATGAACTGACCGAATCCTGTTCACCACATACAGGAAGCTTGTTACCCCGCATTAGGTCACACTGTTTCACCGATATTGTAGCCCACCTGACAAAAACTGCAGTAAAACACCGGCGTGAGTTACCTGCCCTGGTATGTGAGCAGCGCCCCCGCAGGTGCTGTTATTTAATCTGAACTACACCCTTAACACAGCTATCTCTCAGCTTCGAACAGCTATGACATGAAAGGTAGGTTCTACTACGCTAGTTGTACCATGCCAGACGGATGTGACTTACAAATATCTATTTTCTCGATAAATCCATTACAAGAAGACCACCTGGGTCACACGTATGATGAACCATTTGTAAACTTTACCTTTTAAAGTGTATTCAAAGTATAACTGGACTTGTACTCTGCGGCCACGATGAGTAAAGATTACGCCACGTTTTATACTAAACATTCAAAAGTATGAATGTCCCAGATTATAATGTAATATCACTTATAATTAAGGCAAGTTTTAACCCGTGAAAGCTGAAGGTGAAATCTGCTTTTGCTATACATGCATTCCTTAATTTAGGGTATTACGTGCATAAATCTATTTAAAAGTTGTGATAGTCATTCAGTGGGCCTGTTGAACGATTGTGATTGTCATCGAGTGAACCTGTTGAACGATATTGATTGTGATTGAGTGAACCTGTTGAACGATATTGATTGTGATTGAGTGAACCTGTAGAGCGATATTGATTGTGATTGAGTGAACCTGTTATTGTGATTCAGTGAACCTGTTGAGCTAGTGTGATTGTCATTGAGTGAACCTGTCGAACGATTGTGATTGTCGTTGAGTGAACCTGTCGAACGATATTGATTGTGACTGAGTGATCCTGTAGAACGATATTGATTGTGATTGAGTGAACCTGTTGAACGATACTGATTGTGATTAAGTGCACCTGTTGAACGATTATGATTGGCACTAAATGAACCTGTCGAGCGATTGTGAATGAGGCAACCTGTTATGTGATTGTCATTCAATGAACCTGTTGATCGATTGTGATTGTCATTCAATGAACCTGTCGAACGATTGTGATTGAGTGGACCTGTTGAGCTATTGTAATTGTGATTAAATGAACCTGTTGATCGATTGTGATTGTAATTGCGTTGACATGTTCAGCGATTGTGATTGAGTGAACCTGTTGAGCCATTGTGATTGAAATTGAGTGGACCTGCTGAACGATTGTGATTGTCATTGTAAGACCTGTTGTTGTGATCATGCTTAAATGAACATGTTGAACAATTGGTATGGTGATTGAGTGAACCTGTTGAACGATTGTGATTGTCTTTGTATGAACCTCTTAAGCATGCGAAGTGGCATTCATGATAATACACTATATAGTGATCACAAAGGTATAATGTGACTCAGAAAACGAAGTTGCTGACGGATCGATATCGTACACTGCAACAACTGATCCGCATAATTGTCTCTTCCGCATGCCTCTTCATTATCTAAAGATACTATTGTATCAACGGACAATTGGATATGTGAAGGTATGCTTGACATGACGCGCCGGTAATTCGGTTTACTATGTTATTTATGGCACCTCGATGACTCAGACGGATAAAGCGGTGGTTCGTTGCGACAATAAGGCCCTTGGACAATGAGGGCGCAAGTTCGAAACCATCTCGTGCTGTTTCCTCTGCCGCTTTAATTCAAGAGCTTGTGTACTTTGCGAATCTGTGTGGTTTACCCTGGTTTCTTAATCCCATAAGTAAATCTGATCCCGGTCTGGAGAAGCTTTAGGATACATCGTAACTATTGTAAAAGGCCGTGTGGCGTCAGAGTACAATCCATAGAATGTCAAGAAGTCTCCAACCAATGGGCGCTCGGATGATTGTATTATGTCGCGCATGGAGCTGTATAACTCTGTAGTTTGTATGCGTTGAAGGTAGGAAGTAAAATCAGAAAATGGACCTGTCACTTTGACGTCATACAGTGCCTATGTAAAGCAACGTCCTGATGGAGTATAATAATGTATTGACACATTGAagcaatacatatatgaataactCGAACTGTATTTACTCTTCTCTCGTGAAAATACTGAAGTCTTAGCTCACCAGTGAACAAGAAAGTCTGAATGTCgcgtacatgtaagtgcttatCATGTTATCTTGTCGTGTTGAAGAGGGTAACAAACAAGCTGTGTTACATAAATTAGATTCATGTATATAGAACACAGTTACATAAATTAGATTCATGTGTATAGGACACATTTAAACATCTCATTCTGGTTAATCTGGTACCAGTGCcagatatagggttccatcccagcattggacagggaatttatgGATTCTCCCGCTGCTATTGTTCCTGGAACCTTGGTAGACAACGTTCGGGTGGCCTTCTGCACGGTTTGTCGTTCcctgaagacaacttgtctgccaccaatatggtgtagATATGAGTGCGTCAGATTTGGGGAAGTTTGCTggagtaatttgccaaaggcgcaaaattcttgagtatggcgttaatttatgtatctatttgattggtgttttacgccgtactcaagaatatttcacttatacgacagcggtcagcattatggtgggaggaaaccggccatggcctgggggaaacccatgaccatccgaaggttgctgacaaaacttcccacgtacggccggagaggaacacagcatgaactgaacttgaactcacagagaccgcattggtgagaggctcctgggtaatatggcgttaaacatctGTCATATAACATAGGTCCCGCGTTGACGAATACAAacaacatgtaggcctactatttaGCGCTAGCAAGTAGCAATCTGTTTTGTGACAAATTGATTAATCATGCCTGTTTTCGTTACAGACGAGGGGATGGAGCAGTAGCGAAACCCACAACTACAGGAACGTGGAATAATTCTTGAAGCAGACAACTTTCATTATGACTTCATACAATACGTCTTTAGCTGAAAACAGCAGCTGTTTATATGGACTTATCTTGCCGGTTCTCAACGACGATGAATGGAATCCTGTCGTGCGGACCATCTTATATCTGGCCGGTATGCTCTGGTGTTTTCTCGGAGTGGCCATCGTAGCCGACGTGTTCATGTGTTCCATAGAGCGCATCACCAGTAAGACGAGGAAGGTCTTGATCGCGGACGAGAATTCCGAGACAGGATACCAAGAGGTGGAGGTTCGGGTTTGGAACGACACCGTTGCCAACCTCAGTTTGTTGGCTATGGGAACAAGCGCTCCGGAGATCCTTCTGTCCGTCATCGAGATACTGGGCAACAAGTTTAAAGCTGGAGAGCTTGGGCCGTCAACCATCGTGGGATCGGCAGCTTTCAACTTGCTCTGCATCACTGCCATTTGCATCGTAGCTATCCCGGCTGGAGAGGTCCGTCGTATCAAAAGCTTCAAGGTGTACATTGTAACGGCTATATCTTGTATCTGGGCCTACGTCTGGCTGATCATCGTGCTGCTGGTGAGCTCCCCTAACGAAGTGGAGCTATGGGAAGCCATCATCACCTTGCTCTTCTTCCCAACACTTATTGTCATCGCCTACTTGGCTGACAGAAACTGCTGCATAGGCAAACAGAAAAGTCACGAGGTTAACAACGTGGAAATTGGTCTCAGTAAGTTTTGTTGATTTACTATGATATATGAATCGTACATATCTTACAGCTGGCATCGTGTAGTAGGAAATAAATTAACGAAATATGGAATCTGCTATGTGTGCGTTGAAGATAAAACCACCTGGACGGACATTGATActttgtatacattatatttgtCTTACCATGAGATAGCATATGAATACGATATGGCAGCATCTCTTAATGGATGATTTCCAAGCTATATCAATGCACCAAGATAATACTATAATCTGTTCCTGCGTTAGAAATGGGATATCAAAGTATAGATGGGAGTGCTCAAGGTTAATGAACTGAAGGCATTGTGTGGCGAGGCTTTGGCGGTGCATTTGTCGTTGGACTAAAAAAGCGTTGAACTAAAAAACACAACATCGAAAGTAGAGACCACCCTTAAgacattctaaaaaaaaaaacgtaattttaaatgtaaactaCAAAATCGTTTTCCTCTTCCCCCAGATACAAAAGCTGCCATGGATGAGGAAGAACAGACTGAAGGTATAGACAGAAAGGATGTCGGCAGATCCAGCATCATTTCCATTGCTCAGGTACGTTGTCTACGATAGTCAGCCACTTGTTATTCTCTCGTGGATCTGTTAACCTCGTTTAAGTTCACAGTTTGACAAATGAGCATGTTTTTAACCAAGCTAAACCATTTTGAATAGCACCGAAGTGATAACTTTCtgcttaaatatatttatttttggatGACTATGTACGAGAACTTATTGTTTATGGACAATAAAATTATCAAGTTTTAATGCTATTCtcaatgaaatacataatattCCATGTGAGGAAAACCCTTTGTAAACAAGCGGTGGTCACATTAATGTAAGATACAGCAACACATGCATACGTCCATTTTGACGTGCCGATTTAACTATAGCTTGTTTGTGACGCTCAACACGTGGTCATTCTGCTCTTCATATACTAACCTTGTTATAATCTCTGCTTTAGGACCTAGGAAAACATAAGGAACTTTCTGACAAGAAAGCCGCCAAACTTGCAGCCTACAAACTATCAGAAGATAAGGGACATGACCGAGGATGGCATCGGATCGCCGCCACCAGGTCTATTACCGGTGGAAAAAGACTCCTACCTATGGCTGTCAATGCCTTCCGACAGGTAACCGAACAGTAATCCTTAATAATATCCAACCGTCCGATCCAGGGTGCCTAAGGGGACAAATGAATATAGGCAAGTCCACCAGCCAGTTCATGGATTTAAGTTATTTGCAAGATGGAATTACTCCACTTTTCTGTCTTTCATATAGCTACAAGACTccaagccataatcattcattttattgCCTTTCTGGCCGGCacaattgaaaactgatgactgtttCTCTCCCATATGTTAACACCTTTATTTACAATTGATACGTTTTTGACGTATTCCTTAGTTAACTAGGGTTTGTAGTTTGGTCTTGCGGTTGTGGACTTGGAAGGCCTCTTCGTGGTTTATGGGTAGTGAACGAAAATCACACATGACTCTTAGGTTTAAGTTAAATACTATTTTGATTAATCTCTAAAAAAATCCATTGCCATGTTTCAAAACAGAGTTTGTAGTTGGAAGGTCTGTTTTATTCACTTATTCTTGAAACGTTCGCTTTATGTTCTCTTTCTAGCTTCACTCTGAGGTTCAGatgacagaagaagaaaagaacTCTCCCATGGCTAAATTGATCCGTCTGGATTTGGGCGAAGGAGGAACAAAACCGGTTGTGGAATTTACGGCCGCTTCATGTGCTGTCCTGGAAAGTGACAAGAAGGTCCGCGTTGGTATCAAGCGTTATGGGAAGATGAATGTACCCGTCACTGTGACGTAAGTTGTGGTTCTGCTCATCACTTGCTGTAATAAGCGAAAGCGCACAACATTGTAAACAATCGGTAATTGTAATATGGAAATAATAAATCTGAGATTTCCAGGATGCAAAGTGGACAATGTATCACTGTGATAATAATGAAATAGTAAAGGCAGCGCTCCACACTATATTACTTTTTCAGACCAGCTCCTCATTCTCAAGATGTTATTAACTCGATAAATATCGTTGCATAAGAATTGAAAGTTCGTGTAAACAGTTCAAATACCCTACCTTCctcatttatattattattattattattattatttttattattatttctaaaCCACCCATTCTAAGGTGTATTGATATATAACTGTATGTCAAAACGTAACTTATTTAGGAATGTACATCTGAACTTTTGTTTCCAGAGTGGAGACTATTGATGGTACCGCCTTGGCTAACGAGGACTACAAACCTGTGAAACAAAACTTGACGTTTGTGGAGAACGAGAAACTCAAGGAACTCTATGTCGAGATTATCGATGATTACGAGTGGGAACCCGATGAGTTCTTCTTTGTCAAGTTGTCGTTGCCCAAAGATTCCGAAGCTGTTGTGGGAAACATCTCCATCAACCAGGTCACAATTATTGACGATGATGGTAAGAGTTGATTGTTTTTCGTGTTTGAAGTAATCGTGCAGAAATATTGGCATTGTGTCT
Encoded proteins:
- the LOC135471192 gene encoding sodium/calcium exchanger 2-like, producing MTSYNTSLAENSSCLYGLILPVLNDDEWNPVVRTILYLAGMLWCFLGVAIVADVFMCSIERITSKTRKVLIADENSETGYQEVEVRVWNDTVANLSLLAMGTSAPEILLSVIEILGNKFKAGELGPSTIVGSAAFNLLCITAICIVAIPAGEVRRIKSFKVYIVTAISCIWAYVWLIIVLLVSSPNEVELWEAIITLLFFPTLIVIAYLADRNCCIGKQKSHEVNNVEIGLNTKAAMDEEEQTEGIDRKDVGRSSIISIAQDLGKHKELSDKKAAKLAAYKLSEDKGHDRGWHRIAATRSITGGKRLLPMAVNAFRQLHSEVQMTEEEKNSPMAKLIRLDLGEGGTKPVVEFTAASCAVLESDKKVRVGIKRYGKMNVPVTVTVETIDGTALANEDYKPVKQNLTFVENEKLKELYVEIIDDYEWEPDEFFFVKLSLPKDSEAVVGNISINQVTIIDDDEPGKLEFGSPSYVVKESERKALIPVRRFNGADGHVSIKWRSKSMSAVDGKHFKGGDGLLEFAHGETIKMIEIPIITTQEPERDDSFQLELSDTTGGAEIGRLARTIVTIVNDDEFDGLVSRIVNMTVASLDVLRLDTGSWADQFHDAMNVNGGEVDEATAFDYIMHFMTFWWKVFFAFIPPTSIGGGWLTFIISLSVIGLLTAIIGDLATVFGCLIGLKPSVTAITFVALGTSMPDTFASKTAATMEKTADSSVGNVTGSNSVNVFLGLGLPWVIAAIYWTAKGEPFEVKAGSLGFSVVLYTVAAVLAIVLLFLRRKLALFGNAELGGPFGPKVVSAIVVFFLWIMYVVLASLQAHDHIQGF